The genomic region AggatataatgttaaattatgctttaaataacataaaattgGGGCAAGGACAATTTATTGTCTCTATTAAAAGGGACCTTTTATGCGAATTTCCAgtaatgtatttttattctgagagtctactagagtagctttgcatgatttgtagttcttaaaaaacaacaacaataaaataaaaaactatcCATACAGTTCATTCTGGATCTTAGACATTTTTGCTCCCAGCTCTTTGAGGCTCCTCCTCCCTAAAAGGCTactttgttctgattggctAGCTCTCATCAGACTTTGGGAAACAGAACCCAGTGCTTGACCATATTAGGACATCTTCCAGAGTTGATGTCAGCTCagcagaaaagtaaaaaaaattattatttttttttttttaaaaatcaatcatCGGGAGCAgcctgaggcctggagtttaTGCTAGCAGACAAGTGTATACAGTGACCTCAGTAAAAACTTTGATCATGTTTAATTGCAGTCAACATTGTAGCAGTGTTTATGTATGGCAGAATATAAGGAAAAGCATAAAAAGGTCGCCTTTTTTCCCCTGAGTTGAGTGCACAGACCCCAGCCTTGTTTTAAAGGGGACTTTTATATTTAGGTCTATATGAAATCCTATGGCGGCCATTTTGAATGTATCCAAAGTTCTACTCAGTGTCTGCCATAGCAAACAGGTGTGGTCTTCATGTAACAATAATTCATCACCTCACTAGTGAATTATTTGAAATAAcgacaatataaaacaaatttaGCAAAGGTTAGCGAGCTAAGCTGCTAGCTGCTTTCTAGTAGTCAAATGTTGAAAACTTCTGTCTGatattttaatacaaaatattaaaactcCTTTAGCCTCAGTGCATTACTGCCTGGTAGCTCAACAAATGAAGACAATATTTCAATTTCAGCATTTGGAGGTTAAATTACACCTGCCTTGGCAACCCGAGCACTTCCTTAGCTAATGGtaacacttttttctatgcgttCAAGATGCTACCTGCCTGTGGGACTATTGAGGAAGACATACTTCTAATAGTAGGATGCAGCATTAAGTAAAATGTTCACcgactttatattttttattttcctttcaatGTTAATGTTGCTGGAGTTCTTCAGAACACAAGTTTGGTTGTTTTCTGTCGACTGGAGGCCCTAAACTGTAAAGTTCAAAATGGCCACCGAGGAAATAAAAGTTTAGCACTTGAGCTCATCGTACCATTAATCACAAGCCAGCTACATATAGCCCACTGGTTTCTTTCCTGTCCAACACATGCTGTTGATGAGAGAGAACCTCTGTGTGTATTGAAGAAGCGCCTTCTCTCTGGCCTCCTGGCACTGTGTGTCAGCGTGGCACCTGAGGGTGGGCCCAAAGTAATGCCTCTTCGTGGCATTGTGCTTATGACACATCCAATAATCTGAACTATGTTCAGCAAActtttatgcatgtttttaGTTCCTGCATGTGTTCTTGTTTAATTTATGTACATATCTGTTTTCCTGAGAGGCGTGTCTTGCCGTTGTTGTGATGTAATGCTAGTTGttgtttaagtgttgtttttAGGTTTAACTGTACACAtaacaagctttttttctttttggtgtgTGAATTTTTCACTTATTGTCCGGTCTTGGCTGCTACAACACTGGATATTTACTTGTTGGGATGAAGAAGCCTGTGATGGATGACGTCCCATTTTTCTCCAACTGTTGTTTCCTTTGGAAGTGCACTCAGCCATATATAGCAATATGCTGACTTGCGGATATCATAACTCTTACTGGATAAAAACCTATTTCACATAGTATTCTACTGGCACAATGTAAATACTAAGTACTTCAATATTATAACACTTTCTGCTGTAACTGTGATTATTCATTAAAGAGTACTGCTATAAAAGATGGTGAGTCACAGAGGGTCGTTTTAAGTGTTTTATAGCACCACTGTTGGGTCGTTACTCAGAAAAAGTTGTATTACACAGTAGtctgaactttttcttttttttttttttaaagtaacgagtacattacttaattactccctAGAGAAAGTAATTATAGTACTTTGTATTTCAAATCATGTTAATGAATGTCACATAATTACCATTGCAACTAAAAATAATTGATCTGATCCAAGTGTGCCACTGTATATAATCACAAGTATGCAAAGTGACCAAAACACATgctgaaaatttaaaacttttatttgtgAACCAATGAAATAGACCAAAATCCACTTGTGCCTTCTATCTTACGGAGTACTAACATGAACataaggatgaggaggaggggggactccaaaacaaaagcaaagcaaaacatgaCAGCTGGTGCCAGAGCAGGCGTCATCACAGACACCGGCTTCATTGGAGGGGACAGATGCGCCAATAACTGCTGCTGTGAAGAAAAACAGTCAAACTGAAGCCTTGTAGCATCgatgtggagggggggggggggggagagatgTCAGCAAGAGTTTTCCCCTCCAGTGAAGCTGGCCAATACACGATGCGTGCTGCTGCTTTACGGTCTTTGAAcacattaccaaaaaaaaaaaaaaaaatatgggcTGGAAGCGCAGGATCATTTCTTTCACCTGCTATGGCAAACACAATAGTAACAATGGACACTGAAGTTAAACACAAAAGACAGGCTTATGTCATACAAATGCGTTACCGTCAAAACTCCAgggcattaaaaacaaaacaaaacaaacccccccCTCCTGAAAAACTACCTACACCAGCTGTCAAGTATAGCAATAACATACTATAAACATATTCATCATattgttaataaaaaaacaaaacaaaaacaaaataaaattaatgtttACTCATTTCAAAAATGCACCCTGGAACATGTTTCCCACACCACAAAAGCTGGACTCCATTTGTTGTCTTATGTTGGATATGAATTGAAAGAGTTCAGGGAATTTTTGACCTACCCTCTACTTGATTTCCATGAGTCATGATAGCGAGGTCTGTTTGCACTAAGAGCTTCCAGTAAATCATCTCAGTCCCATTATTCTGCTGCACATCCTGAAACTGTCTCCTTGAAGTCAACATTTTGGGCTTCTTTAACTCACGAGAGCCTTTTAAAACCTCTGGAGTTCAGAGTGGTTCTGTGGACCGAGCCCACCATCGCTCGCCGCTTCTAAGAAGACCCTGAATGCTTCAATGGACCCTGGCAGACTGACCTACGCTCTGCACAGAGCACACCTTTATCAGCAGCATTTGTTCACTCATCTTCCTCATTttttgggagtttttttttggggggggaaacaaaaagcaataaacaaaaaccaaacaaacatctgagcaaGGCCAGGAGAAACTGCTGTGTAAAACTAGCTTGATATgtaaaaaataacacttttctAACCAGATTTCACAGGAATCCTCAATATTTTCAAGCAATCGTAACCAAAATACAGCCAGAAAGTAACTGACAACACGTAGCCTGCCCGGGAGCAATGCCGCAAAATGTAACAGTAACCaagtaaaattatttttgttcatttttttctaattttattttgGGAGGGAGGGAGCATCCTAAGTGTTTGACTGTCAGTCACCAATGTTATTATTACTGAGGTAGAGATTTGTCCCGAACTGAGACAGATGTTTTCATAAGCTCCCCAGCCAGAGAGGTGCCAGGCCTCAGCTTCCAtagccacccacacacacacacacacacacacacacacacacacaccccattGGACAGACGGAGAAAAGGCTCGGCTGCAGTGCAGTTCCTCTGCCCGTCCTTATTTTCGGTCCCTGGGATCCTCTGTGAGCTGGCAGGCAGAGAAAACCATCTATGGTGACTGGGAATTAAACACTGGGACGCAACGCCTACACTACCAATTAGCTTATATTCACAATACTTTTAAGCTTGAGGGCGAGAGCTCAAAGTGGCACAAGTTGATATCCTATGACTTCtgtaaatttaaagaaaaacattttgtttttccctttgttACCTTTGCTACATTCGTTCGTCAAAACCTGCCATGTGACAAGTTGGGTGGCTCTTTGCCCTACGAGggtcagttcaattttattcacaGAAATATCTTATATCAAAAATTGCAATTATTGATTTTAGCCTGTAATGACACTATTAAAATACTGCAGTGTTATCTTTTTTTGTATAAATCTATAAATGTCATGTTTAAACTATAGTTTGACTTTAGTAAGTAGAGTTAAATTCTCTCTAACGACTTAGAGATGGTGAGAGTGTTAGAACATCTACCAGGTGATATGCTTTGACATGCTAATATAGAAGTGCTTTGacactgaatgaaaacaataaccTAATTTGTCCCTAAACTCCAGTCCTTATTTGGAAACCTGGGGTTAAACCCGGCCTCAACAGACAACTAAAAAGGATGGGCATCATCAATAAAACGAgtcaaacaaaagcagaaggAAGAAACGTAAAAACAAGAAGAGGACAGAAGATCTTTTAACTGGAAACATAGAATCATACTAAAGCTTTGCATACAAAGTTTTCAagcgaaagaagaaaaaaaaacaacaacaaaatcgcTCTATGGCCATGTTtacccaaaaaaaaataaaaataaaaaattccaaCTGCTTCcatttttggtttttacagTTTCACTTCCCCCATTCGAGTAAGAGATGGAGATGATCTCTCCAACACGATAATTTGCTTGTTCAGAGTGGCGTGTATGCAGCTCCACATCAGGGAGAAATCCAAACTCAGATAAGGAAGTGGAGCAGGACTTTGGCAAAATTGGATAAGAAGATTTCTTGAGACAGCCTGGGTGTTGGGGGGGTGTTGAGGGAGACTCGATAGGCTTACGAGGACGGAAGCGTCAGTTGtccatgaagaagaaaaaaaaaaaaaaaaatcaagcagcCGTTAAGGAGAGCGGGGTAACCCTGAGGTGCTGTTCTCACATACACTCGAACTCGTCGATGCGCTGCTTCGTGTTGCCCTGTCGGATCTGCCGCAGAGTTTTGTATTTGTCTCGGCCTGCTTTCACGTTCTCGGCGTGCAGCACGTCGTTCTGGGTCTTCTTGGTGTCGTCTCTGGCTTCAGCCAACTCTGAACTCAATGTCtatgagaagagaagagaggatAACAGGTTGAGGAGGGCGAAAGAACAGGAGCAGAAGACGCgaccaaaaaaataataattaaagccaAGAGGAGAGAAAACTGTCTGATGATCAGGGCGGCACAGACGTTGCAGACAAGACAAACGAAACAGGACGTGTGCGGAAGAGAAAACGGGATCACGCTCCATTTCAAAACTAAACATCTGATTGACGCAAAGCCACTTATCTTTAGCTTTTGGTTCTCTGTGTGCGATCTTTAGTCTTCACTGACAACTAAATCaaaagtgtgtttgtctctgctgtattgaaaacaacacacaagcagggATCAGCAATGGTTGGACCAAAGTCTGTTCCTTCAGCAGTCGTCTTTGGAGGAAGCCGATACAAAGTGCAGGCCTGGGTGTGAGGTTCCTGCCTTTCTTTATGTAAAACTATTCTAACTCTTCTTGCATTAGCTTCAGTATTAGTCCTGGCCTATGCAGTAGCCAGGCTTCATAGCAGTCTTTGGAATTtacttaacaatataaaaactaTGATTAGGTTGGACATTATCCATCTGATTACTTCATTTCTAGAAAGTCTGTTTTAAAGCCAGGCTGCAGTATAAGCCAGCACATCTCCTGTGACAAGCAGGAGTTTAAAGAAGAACGGACACAGACGTATGCCTCATCTTACCCTTATCTGCCATTTCTTGGCCCGTGTTTCTTCTTTGCAACAAAACTGCTGTTATAAATAACAATGAGAtgatattattttttgtttgtgtatcgCAAACCTCCTTTGGTTACATGAAACTAAAGcttattttgtatatatataagtTTGCTCTAAAATTAATCTGGCAATTTTTGGCTTTAGACTTCATTTCAGCGCAAGATGCACACCACAGTGGTGGAATTTCTTTATATAGGACTAGTTTTGATAAAGAGTAATATCAGGCTTCTTATGGAGGCTAAATCTGAACAACGGGTTGTCATTTTAACCCTGCCCTAAAGGTTTTCACTTCTTGCTCctacctgcagctgctgcttaACCCTCTCATTCTTCTGTGCTTCAGTGACGCGAGCCTCTTCGCTGCGGAGGTCAACATGACTGACGCCCTCATTGGAGAGCTCAGCGCTGGCCTCTGCGTGGTTCTCATCGTGTTCATCGTGCTCGTTCTCAGCATGACCGCCCGGAGGCGCTGGCACCACTGTCATGGCGGTCTTCAGCTCCTCCTTGGTTTTCTCCAGGTCCTGCTGGGCTGACAGAGCCTGCAGGTGGAGGCACGAGGAAGGAGAGATTAGGACAGACAGCTCACAGAGTCACGCTAGACAGGTGAGAGCAAAGGATGCCACACAAAACAGCTGTGGTTAAAGATCTAGGCCATCAGACCAAAAATAATCACAGTGGCATTAAGCCTAATCTGCATCCATCATGAACTGACCCATCTATGCAAAACTGCACGATTATTTGTAAAAGAAACTCATTACAGGAAGGAGTTGGGGAAAGATTTAGATTTTTTAGATTAATTAAAAACacgctttttaaaatatgtaaatattaacAAATGTTTAGTGAAGCCAATCAAAATGTAGACACCATCTGATTAtgagtgatgtggaagacaAGCGATGGGTATGCTGTATGGATCCATGTAACACAGGATTCCCGATCACTCTAATCCTCCATCACAGTGGGTGTAGTAGTCCATACCATTTGATTTACAAATATTATGAtgacaaatattaaaaattaaccAATTTAATTGTTTCAGTGTCCACTGCTGGACAAAATTCAGTCACATCATGCACAAGTTGGAAAGTTTTCCACATGTTTATCTCATCTGGTGCATGAAGTCATCAATGAAGTCTGCGTTACCTTGTGCTGCCACTCTGTGGCCTCatcctctttcttcctcttggCGTCTTCTAGGAGAGAGATCTTTGCTGTGAATTCAGCCAGTTCAGAAGCCTGCAATGAAAGCAGTCCCTGCTGTTACTCATACAGAACAATCTATGGCTTCAAACAATCCGAAATAATCAGACAGACACCAGAGCCTTGTAAGTGCAGGAGCATAAAGCATATACACATATGACAGTCTGGCACTGCTCCCAGCATCAGTCAAACAACACACACCAGTTGCTCTTGAGTCTTCTGCTGGTCTGCAGCCTGTCTGGCCAGCTCCGCCTTGGCCTCCTCGGCTGCTTGCCTGTCTCGCTCCAGCCGCTCAGCCTCCTCCctcgctttctttctttcttgctcgAGCTCCATGGCGCGGCGAGTCTGTTCCTCAAGCTCTGTGGAAGAGCAGACGCGAACGTGTCATAAATAAGCTCCGATTTATGTTGTAAACATTCAGAGTCCAACCTCAGAATGAACTCTGGTGATGGCAACTGAAGACTTTAATGTAAAACAGAAGCCGCAAGAGCGCAACTTATTGTGTTTTGAAAGTTTCCTCTTATTTCAACTATTGAAAAATGGGTTTCTAAataagtttgtatttttaatttgaaagaaaagaaaaatgaaagcacaaaagCTTTGCTCAATCTTTATATATTCTGGTCACACAAACATAATGAAATATGTAATTGGTCTTGATCTAAAGCCCTAGAGAGATTCTCCAGTTTGACATACAGGAGGGAAGGAGGAAGTAAGAGCTACAGTAAGAAAACTGATgagagaatgaaaaagaaaaagggatacCTCTCTGAGCTTTCATCGTCTGCTCTTCAATCTGTTTCAGCCTCTCCATGAGCTCTTCTTTCTCACGCTCTAtcctttccttctctttctctgcatGCTCTCGCTTCTTCTTTTCATTCTCCAGCTGGGCCCTGAGAAGGTTGCAGATTACCTGTTTCAGATCactttgtgtgtatattttaaCTATGAAACATCTATTTtaatactgtatatatacataGATGAAGTACTCTCACCATGATCTGAATAAAGTTAAATGAAGCTTCAGAATGAATACATGAACATGCCTCATTTTTGTGTAGCAGAGGAGACACTGCCCTCTAATGGAAATGCTCTGCTGTAGCAGTGACTCGTCATCAGTGTAAGCCTTGGTCTGATACaattttgtgcatttgttttaatggGAAAGTGATAATCAAATGTTATCAAGTCCTAGCACACTCCCCATGCATAGCTTTGCATAATGacatggaacaaaaaaaaaaaaaatgtatgtgtatgtggcCAAGTCATCCCTCTGCAGTACCTCTCCATCTGTTTGTGGTGCTTCTCCTCCCGGGCTTGAGCTTTCATCTGCTGCACCTCGATGGTGTCGGGCTTTCTTCTCCTCATGTACAACTCGTGGTTACCCATACACAATGCCAAAATGCGCTTGTTGATGCGCAGACGTGGGGCATAAAACACAAAGTCCTAAAGGCATGGATAAAAGAGAGCAAAACAGAAGCGTGTGAAGCATTTATATAAAGCTGAAGGATGAATATTTGTGGACTGAGTGCGACACTCACAGGTGCTTTCTTGTCGATGGGTTTGATGACAAACTTCTTGTCATTGAAAGAGATGTTTCGAATCTCACTCCAGGGGAATCCAATCTTTGGTGTCAATCTGGATGAAATAGCAAAAAACTGGTTAATTGTGCAGACTTTTAACAGCCTGTTAAAAGTAACCCAATACCACGTGGTATAAAATTCAGCCAGCAGATGGTGCCCAGTATAAACAGACCAGCTTACAGGAAATGATGACACTGAAGCGTCTTTCAGGTCTGTGTGAGAATAGCGGCAGTATCAGGTGTCACGCTCACTGGCTGACACTAATTCGAGTAGTAGTAGGTAGATGCTTTGTGAACAAGAcgtaataataaagaaaaaagaaaacaaacagagaaagtgAAGGACAGTGAGGAAGCTGCAGCcaacagagagaagaaaaaaaaaaaaaactatgctgTTATCTCgcaatcatcttttttttttttccccttcacccGTCACCTGGACGAGAGAAGGAGGAAGGCAGCTGTCCTCAGATAACATAAACAAAGGTGATGCAGAGAGTGAGAGGAAATGCTACAGGAGTAGTGATTAAATCTGTCCTTCACGAAGAGGGGAAATAAATCTGACCAGAAGGGAACAGGAAAGACTACTACAATGGAGACACAGAGACTTTCTCCACCTCTCACTTATCGAAAATATCTTTGCTTCCTCTAAGCTTTTTGGACATTGTGCATGTCCTATTACCATTTATGTCACACAGCTAGACACACTTGTGATGTATTTTCCCCCATAAAATACATCACAACTCTAACAACATCAGATCTAAACAACCACTTTTTTAGAGGGGTCTGTCTGATTAAATCAAATTGATTTGAGTTTAACAGTATGTGCTCCGTGGGCCCATGAACCAAAATCCACTGGGTATATGAACCCTTTGTCAGCAAGTTTGGATCATTAAAGTTGTTGAAAATCtcttaaatatattaaatgccACACTCAAGATTCAAacattataaatattataataataaatattaatattttcatgtttttaaaagcacCCCACTAAATGTTTCCAGAGTGGGTTGCACAGTTGTTCCTGTCAGCTAAGCTTCTAGAAAATCTGacgttttttttccatttcatattTAATTCAATACGAGTTTTGATCTTGTGATGAGGCTGTGTAACACAGCAGGTATACCAGGCGCATCGACACACATCTATCAGTTGTTATGATTGTGACACACTGTGTAGTAACGCCTCCAACTGCTCACTATTCAAGGCTGTTGCTGTTTAGCAACCAACTGCAAACCGCAGCTCTGAGGCTCTTTGTCTGTGTGAGGAGATTCATGCAAAAACTTCCACTTGGTAACGTCAAAATGCTGGCCTCAtactgagattaaaaaaaacctatcAGCACTACAAGGCTAATAGCTGTAGAATTAGTCAGAAAATTAGTTTTTCCAAGGATTATGTATATTCCTTACTTGTCCTCGTGTTCGTAGATGTTGAGTCCAAGAGCATCCACGCCCAGCCATAGCTGTGTGCCCTTCTTGTTTTTAATCTCAAAGTAGTTGACTCCATACATCTCCAAGTCTTGGGCGATTTTAAGATACTCCATCATTGAGTCCTCTCTAGAGTAGAGAAAAAgaggcattatattatattatattatattatgtttagAAATTTAACACAATCACATGTTCAAAACAATAGCATTCAGTTAGCGTACATTTTCttctagaagaagaaaaaaaaaagcacacattcGAATTTAAGTTAAGTGGGTTTAAATCTTTGGTACTTTATGGCAAATCCAAACATGTCTACAAGGGTTTCATCATGATAAAGGTCTGACACACACCTGAGCATTCCTCTGTGTTCTTCGTGCCAGGTCTGTATCCTGTCCTCCCATTGCTCCTTAGTCAGCTTGTGCTGCTCCAGgactctacacacacacacaccacacacacaatgaTGTTCATCTGAAGGAATGTCAAACAGCACAGAATTGCTTCCTCAAAGAGGAAATCATAAATACTCCAGCAGGCAAAGATATagattttgaaaaatgaaagtcAAAATCCAGTTACTCTGGCTGACACCagaatcattcattcattcattcatttaataaataaataaataaataaataaataataatatatatatatatatatatatatatatatatatatatatatatatatatatatatatatatatatatataaaaactagagatggcacgataccacttttttatgtccgataccgatatgaatccgatatagtgtttttttaacaacaacaaaactgttttttaaatatcttgctgcattttgtataagttcatactcaagtttaaaacaacaactacactaaagctattctgttatacctgtatacaaaaaaaaatatttcatagttcagcaatactgatcaatctaataaacttagacctacaccatcctccctattctggtattttaaagagtacttagcgtaaatattaagcaacctaactaatagggttccaactcccagcaacaacaaaaataaataaataaaaaatagggaaccacccctcacgctccacctcatgatgcttaatcgacgtaatcaaccttaatttgatgcagtgtgaaaaaaaaaaatgcagaaaaa from Astatotilapia calliptera chromosome 23, fAstCal1.2, whole genome shotgun sequence harbors:
- the LOC113016035 gene encoding radixin-like is translated as MPKPINVRVTTMDAELEFAIQPNTTGKQLFDQVVKTVGLREVWFFGLQYVDSKGYITWLKLNKKVTQQDVKKESPLQFKFRAKFFPEDVSEELIQEITQRLFFLQVKEAILNDENYCPPETAVLLGSYAVQAKYGDYNKEVHKAGYLTHDRLLPQRVLEQHKLTKEQWEDRIQTWHEEHRGMLREDSMMEYLKIAQDLEMYGVNYFEIKNKKGTQLWLGVDALGLNIYEHEDKLTPKIGFPWSEIRNISFNDKKFVIKPIDKKAPDFVFYAPRLRINKRILALCMGNHELYMRRRKPDTIEVQQMKAQAREEKHHKQMERAQLENEKKKREHAEKEKERIEREKEELMERLKQIEEQTMKAQRELEEQTRRAMELEQERKKAREEAERLERDRQAAEEAKAELARQAADQQKTQEQLASELAEFTAKISLLEDAKRKKEDEATEWQHKALSAQQDLEKTKEELKTAMTVVPAPPGGHAENEHDEHDENHAEASAELSNEGVSHVDLRSEEARVTEAQKNERVKQQLQTLSSELAEARDDTKKTQNDVLHAENVKAGRDKYKTLRQIRQGNTKQRIDEFECM